In the genome of Actinomadura graeca, one region contains:
- a CDS encoding DUF1772 domain-containing protein, translated as MLARTLSMVVLLGSGTVAGTLFAVWRAIVPTLVALPGDRYAQVHQLLDRRFDPLLPWVTRVTMATAVVLALLPVGLHARLLCCAGLAMSVLVAVVSDTRNVPINRTISAWDPGEVPAGWAELRARWCRANSVRTAFALAGFGLYALAALSID; from the coding sequence ATGCTCGCGAGGACGCTGTCCATGGTCGTGCTGCTCGGCAGCGGCACGGTGGCGGGCACCCTGTTCGCCGTGTGGCGCGCGATCGTGCCCACCCTCGTCGCGCTGCCGGGCGACCGCTACGCGCAGGTGCACCAGCTCCTCGACCGCCGGTTCGACCCGCTGCTGCCGTGGGTGACCCGGGTGACGATGGCCACCGCCGTCGTCCTCGCGCTGCTGCCCGTCGGGCTGCACGCGCGGCTGCTGTGCTGCGCGGGGCTCGCCATGTCCGTCCTGGTCGCGGTGGTCTCCGACACCCGCAACGTGCCGATCAACCGGACGATCTCCGCGTGGGACCCGGGGGAGGTCCCCGCCGGCTGGGCCGAGCTGCGCGCCCGCTGGTGCCGCGCCAACTCCGTCCGCACGGCGTTCGCGCTGGCCGGGTTCGGCCTGTACGCGCTCGCCGCACTGTCCATCGACTGA
- a CDS encoding FAD-dependent monooxygenase, whose product MTDGGSGGDPGDAAPPPGDGGVAIVGGGIGGLTAAVALRGAGVRVTVHERASDLDRIQAGGGLMLWHNAVRALGLLGLQDELAKIGHEIRVQEFRSWRGRRLARWPVSEVSERCGVPVYAVSRPELHRMLTGQVGADLRLGARCAGFAADPGGVTVTLARPGGRREEIRRDLLIGADGLRSTVRAALMPYEPPPRYAGYTAWQGVVPDPGVRPGTFVNIWGRGRRFVYYPLADGLVYWDAITSDRIGHGLDALGSTGGQIVSEQFAGWPDPVAALIGATPPAEITPIDIYDRTPVRRWTAGRVTLLGDAAHPMAFNLGQGGCQSIEDALVLSQCVGAASSEGEALELYERRRLGRTTTIVRRSRAIGSLSRWEHPALCRFREAFMRVAFRRVVYRKTFDLITGTDF is encoded by the coding sequence ATGACCGACGGTGGTTCCGGTGGGGACCCGGGCGACGCCGCGCCGCCGCCGGGCGACGGCGGGGTCGCGATCGTGGGCGGGGGCATCGGCGGGCTGACCGCCGCCGTCGCGCTGCGCGGCGCGGGCGTCCGCGTCACCGTCCACGAGCGGGCGTCCGACCTGGACCGGATCCAGGCCGGCGGCGGCCTGATGCTGTGGCACAACGCCGTGCGCGCCCTCGGGCTGCTCGGCCTCCAGGACGAGCTCGCCAAGATCGGTCACGAGATCCGGGTGCAGGAGTTCCGGTCGTGGCGGGGCCGGCGGCTGGCGCGGTGGCCGGTGAGCGAGGTCAGCGAGCGGTGCGGCGTGCCCGTCTACGCGGTGAGCCGCCCGGAGCTGCACCGGATGCTGACCGGGCAGGTCGGCGCGGACCTGCGGCTCGGTGCCCGGTGCGCCGGTTTCGCCGCCGACCCCGGCGGCGTGACGGTGACGCTGGCGAGGCCGGGCGGGAGGCGGGAGGAGATCCGGCGCGACCTGCTCATCGGCGCCGACGGGCTGCGCTCGACCGTCCGGGCGGCGCTGATGCCGTACGAGCCGCCGCCTCGCTACGCCGGGTACACCGCGTGGCAGGGCGTCGTCCCGGACCCGGGCGTGCGGCCGGGGACGTTCGTCAACATCTGGGGGCGGGGCCGCCGATTCGTCTACTACCCGCTCGCGGACGGCCTCGTCTACTGGGACGCCATCACCAGCGACCGCATCGGCCACGGGCTGGACGCGCTCGGCAGCACCGGCGGGCAGATCGTGTCCGAGCAGTTCGCGGGCTGGCCCGACCCGGTCGCCGCGCTCATCGGCGCCACCCCGCCCGCGGAGATCACCCCCATCGACATCTACGACCGCACCCCCGTCCGCCGGTGGACCGCGGGCCGGGTCACGCTGCTCGGCGACGCCGCCCACCCGATGGCCTTCAACCTCGGGCAGGGCGGATGCCAGTCGATCGAGGACGCGCTGGTGCTCTCCCAGTGCGTGGGCGCGGCGTCGTCGGAGGGCGAGGCGCTGGAGCTGTACGAGCGGCGGCGGCTCGGCCGCACGACCACGATCGTCCGGCGGTCGCGGGCCATCGGCTCGCTCAGCCGCTGGGAGCATCCCGCGCTGTGCCGGTTCCGTGAGGCGTTCATGCGGGTCGCCTTCAGGCGCGTCGTCTACCGCAAGACCTTCGACCTGATCACCGGGACCGACTTCTGA
- a CDS encoding antibiotic biosynthesis monooxygenase family protein encodes MTVRVMVFASVKEDQRGPFEAAYTEVAAKVAGTPGHVRDELLRDGDRPGGYILLSEWESEEQFLAWEDAPVHREATTPMRPYWAGRVERKIYPVRATADGVRPGGGA; translated from the coding sequence ATGACCGTACGGGTGATGGTGTTCGCGTCCGTCAAGGAGGACCAGCGGGGGCCGTTCGAGGCCGCCTACACCGAGGTCGCGGCCAAGGTCGCGGGCACGCCGGGCCATGTCCGCGACGAGCTGCTGCGCGACGGCGACCGTCCCGGCGGCTACATCCTGCTCAGCGAGTGGGAGAGCGAGGAGCAGTTCCTCGCCTGGGAGGACGCGCCCGTCCACCGGGAGGCGACGACGCCGATGCGGCCCTACTGGGCGGGCCGGGTGGAGCGGAAGATCTACCCGGTGCGGGCCACCGCGGACGGGGTACGGCCGGGCGGCGGAGCATGA
- a CDS encoding antibiotic biosynthesis monooxygenase family protein, with amino-acid sequence MIRATLRMRVRPGGERAFERAFDAVAAATSREPANLRQSLLRGDEPDTYVITSDWESLDAFRAFERSPDQDRLTAPLRELRVSAEMRVDEIVRHVDADGTGTGRTEHERESR; translated from the coding sequence ATGATCAGGGCCACGCTGCGGATGCGCGTCCGCCCCGGCGGGGAGCGCGCGTTCGAGCGGGCCTTCGACGCCGTCGCCGCCGCGACCAGCCGGGAGCCCGCCAACCTCCGGCAGTCGCTGCTGCGCGGCGACGAGCCGGACACCTACGTGATCACCAGTGACTGGGAGAGCCTCGATGCGTTCCGCGCGTTCGAGCGCAGCCCGGACCAGGACCGGCTGACGGCGCCGCTGCGCGAGCTGCGGGTGTCGGCCGAGATGCGCGTCGACGAGATCGTCCGGCACGTCGACGCCGACGGGACCGGTACCGGCCGGACCGAGCATGAGAGGGAGTCGAGATGA
- a CDS encoding SDR family NAD(P)-dependent oxidoreductase: protein MKSEFDLSGEHILVTGGTRGIGQAVVLALARAGARVTASYVTGGEAVSALDKRLANLGADYQLVRADAAKAADVSALVERAHERFGGLAGVVNNAGVVSHRTIEDLEPEEWHRVLDVNLTGMYLTVQAALKRLEPGASIVNVTSAVAFRGMAGRVHYTAAKSGVTGLTRSLCKELGPRGIRVNGIAPGLVETDQMSGVPQAARDRYSGMIALGRIADPGEIAGPVLFLLSDASRYVTGATLHVDGGI, encoded by the coding sequence ATGAAATCCGAATTCGACCTGTCCGGTGAGCACATCCTGGTGACGGGCGGGACGCGGGGCATCGGCCAGGCGGTCGTCCTGGCGCTCGCCCGGGCCGGCGCGCGGGTCACCGCGTCCTACGTGACGGGCGGCGAGGCCGTCTCGGCCCTGGACAAAAGGCTCGCCAACCTGGGCGCCGACTACCAGCTCGTCCGCGCGGACGCGGCGAAGGCGGCCGACGTCTCCGCGCTCGTGGAGCGGGCGCACGAGCGTTTCGGCGGCCTCGCGGGCGTCGTCAACAACGCCGGCGTCGTCAGCCACCGCACCATCGAGGACCTGGAGCCGGAGGAATGGCACCGCGTCCTGGACGTGAACCTCACCGGCATGTACCTGACGGTCCAGGCCGCGCTCAAGCGGCTGGAGCCGGGCGCGTCCATCGTCAACGTCACCTCGGCGGTCGCGTTCCGCGGCATGGCCGGGCGGGTGCACTACACGGCCGCGAAGTCGGGCGTCACCGGGCTCACCCGCTCGCTCTGCAAGGAGCTGGGGCCGCGCGGCATCCGGGTGAACGGCATCGCCCCCGGGCTGGTGGAGACCGACCAGATGAGCGGCGTCCCGCAGGCGGCGCGGGACCGCTACTCCGGCATGATCGCGCTCGGCCGGATCGCCGACCCCGGCGAGATCGCCGGGCCGGTGCTGTTCCTGCTCAGCGACGCCTCCCGCTACGTCACCGGCGCCACCCTCCACGTGGACGGGGGGATCTGA
- a CDS encoding response regulator transcription factor, giving the protein MNQSAQRVLVVDDEPYLADLVATALRYEGYTAEVAGTCAETTARVTDFRPDLIVLDVMLPDGSGLDTCHRLRREGCAAPVVFLTARDATEDKIAGLTVGGDDYVTKPFSLEELIARIRAVLRRTSSAEPAEARLSFADLVIDEEAYEVRRQGEPLDLTPTEFKLLRYLVINAGRVLTKRQILDHVWNYDHGGNDGVVQTYVSYLRRKVDAIEPPLIHTIPRVGYVLRLPKEASKEH; this is encoded by the coding sequence ATGAATCAGTCCGCACAGCGCGTTCTCGTCGTCGACGACGAGCCCTATCTCGCCGATCTGGTCGCCACGGCCCTGCGGTACGAGGGGTACACCGCAGAGGTCGCCGGAACGTGCGCCGAGACGACAGCGAGGGTCACCGACTTCCGGCCGGATCTGATCGTGCTCGACGTGATGCTCCCGGACGGGTCGGGCCTGGACACCTGCCACCGGCTCCGGCGCGAGGGATGCGCGGCGCCGGTCGTCTTCCTCACCGCGCGGGACGCCACCGAGGACAAGATCGCCGGGTTGACCGTGGGGGGCGACGACTATGTCACCAAGCCGTTCAGCCTGGAGGAGCTGATCGCCCGGATCCGGGCGGTGCTGCGGCGGACGAGCAGCGCGGAGCCGGCCGAGGCGCGGCTGTCGTTCGCCGACCTGGTGATCGACGAGGAGGCGTACGAGGTGCGGCGCCAGGGCGAGCCGCTGGACCTGACGCCGACCGAGTTCAAGCTGCTGCGCTATCTCGTCATCAACGCGGGCCGCGTGCTGACCAAGCGGCAGATCCTCGACCACGTGTGGAACTACGACCACGGCGGCAATGACGGGGTCGTGCAGACCTACGTCAGCTATCTGCGCCGCAAGGTCGACGCGATCGAGCCGCCGCTGATCCACACGATCCCGCGGGTCGGGTACGTCCTGCGGCTGCCCAAGGAAGCGTCGAAAGAGCACTGA
- a CDS encoding MMPL family transporter has protein sequence METFSRFVLRHKLFVAMVWLAVTAAGAFAVTKVSDRLVEDFAPAGSAARDANHAIDATYRSGGDSAPTVPVIVLPQGKTVDDPAVRAALATAFQNAAKRLDARVVSYADTGDRRFVGADGRTTFGFVYPRHPAGKPVDEGPDLSKPLTQIIQPSLPTGSTLRVTGMDLLSEGGGEEGVSVLTETLVGGVGALLVLAFVFGSFLAFVPLLIAIVSILGSFLAVYGLTEIGEVNFLVQFVVALIGLGVAVDYSLLLVTRWREERAHGHDGEEAVHRAMATAGRSVVFSGVAVSIGLIVMLVLPVPFLRSIAYGGMIIPSVSVLATLTLLPIILATAGPRLDWPRLRKDSHASRAWAAWTRGVIRFRVPAALGATLVLVALALGGLNIHLGEAGSGALAKSGPAYEGVAALKSAGVTSGVLTPVDVIVPPGTTPGTAAARLAGVDGVRTAVAPSGEAWRQGGTALLTVIPVDEGGTNAGHDTVRRIRDAVPSGSHVGGEAASDIDFISQVYGVFPWMLGLIALLTFVLLARAFRSLVLPLKAVVLNLLSLAAVIGSVTLIWQEGHGSDAVWGVPATGAIGAFIPCLIFAFLYGLSMDYEVFILARIREEYERTGSTREAIVEGLGRTGRLVTSAALILCLAFASMAAAPMTEVKIFATGLGLGILLDATIIRGILVPALISLFGDWNWWLPGWAARILRVAPSSAVKPQAVPELVRVPDPTGT, from the coding sequence ATGGAAACATTCTCCAGGTTCGTGCTACGGCACAAGTTGTTCGTGGCCATGGTCTGGCTCGCCGTCACGGCCGCCGGAGCCTTCGCGGTCACCAAGGTCAGCGACCGCCTTGTGGAGGACTTCGCGCCGGCGGGCTCGGCCGCGCGCGACGCCAACCACGCCATCGACGCCACCTACCGGAGCGGCGGCGACAGCGCGCCCACGGTGCCGGTCATCGTCCTGCCCCAGGGCAAGACGGTGGACGACCCGGCGGTGCGGGCGGCGCTGGCCACCGCGTTCCAGAACGCCGCGAAACGGCTGGACGCCCGTGTCGTCTCCTACGCCGACACCGGCGACCGCCGGTTCGTCGGCGCCGACGGCCGGACGACCTTCGGGTTCGTCTACCCGCGGCATCCCGCCGGCAAGCCGGTGGACGAGGGGCCCGATCTCAGCAAGCCACTGACACAGATCATCCAGCCGTCCCTGCCCACGGGCTCCACCCTGCGCGTCACCGGGATGGACCTGCTGTCGGAGGGCGGCGGCGAGGAGGGCGTCAGCGTCCTCACCGAGACGCTCGTCGGCGGCGTCGGCGCCCTGCTGGTGCTGGCGTTCGTGTTCGGCTCGTTCCTCGCGTTCGTCCCGCTGCTGATCGCGATCGTGTCCATCCTCGGCTCGTTCCTCGCCGTCTACGGGCTGACGGAGATCGGCGAGGTCAACTTCCTGGTGCAGTTCGTCGTCGCGCTGATCGGCCTCGGCGTCGCCGTCGACTACTCCCTGCTGCTGGTGACCCGCTGGCGGGAGGAGCGCGCCCACGGCCACGACGGCGAGGAGGCCGTCCACCGGGCCATGGCCACCGCCGGGCGCTCGGTGGTGTTCAGCGGCGTCGCGGTCAGCATCGGGCTGATCGTCATGCTGGTGCTGCCCGTCCCGTTCCTGCGCAGCATCGCCTACGGAGGCATGATCATCCCGTCGGTCAGCGTGCTGGCCACGCTGACGCTGCTGCCGATCATCCTCGCGACCGCCGGTCCCCGCCTCGACTGGCCGCGGCTGCGCAAGGACTCCCACGCCAGCCGCGCCTGGGCGGCGTGGACCCGCGGCGTCATCCGGTTCCGCGTCCCGGCGGCGCTGGGCGCGACGCTGGTGCTGGTCGCGCTGGCCCTCGGCGGCCTGAACATCCACCTCGGCGAGGCGGGCAGCGGCGCGCTGGCCAAGTCGGGCCCCGCCTACGAGGGCGTCGCCGCGCTGAAGTCCGCGGGCGTCACCTCGGGCGTCCTCACCCCGGTCGACGTCATCGTCCCGCCCGGGACGACGCCCGGTACGGCGGCCGCGCGGCTCGCGGGCGTGGACGGCGTGCGCACGGCCGTCGCCCCGTCCGGCGAGGCGTGGCGGCAGGGCGGGACGGCGCTGCTGACGGTGATCCCGGTGGACGAGGGCGGCACCAACGCCGGCCACGACACCGTCCGGCGGATCCGCGACGCCGTGCCGTCCGGGTCCCACGTGGGCGGCGAGGCCGCGAGCGACATCGACTTCATCAGCCAGGTGTACGGGGTCTTCCCGTGGATGCTCGGCCTGATCGCCCTGCTCACCTTCGTGCTGCTGGCGCGGGCGTTCCGGTCGCTGGTGCTGCCGCTCAAGGCGGTCGTGCTGAACCTGCTGTCGCTCGCCGCGGTGATCGGCTCGGTCACGCTGATCTGGCAGGAGGGGCACGGCAGCGACGCGGTCTGGGGCGTGCCCGCGACCGGCGCGATCGGCGCCTTCATCCCCTGCCTGATCTTCGCGTTCCTGTACGGGCTGTCGATGGACTACGAGGTCTTCATCCTCGCCCGGATCCGGGAGGAGTACGAGCGCACCGGATCGACCCGGGAGGCGATCGTGGAGGGCCTCGGCCGGACGGGACGGCTCGTGACCAGCGCCGCGCTCATCCTGTGCCTGGCGTTCGCCTCGATGGCCGCCGCGCCGATGACCGAGGTCAAGATCTTCGCCACCGGCCTCGGCCTCGGCATCCTGCTGGACGCCACGATCATCCGGGGCATCCTGGTGCCCGCGCTGATCTCGCTGTTCGGTGACTGGAACTGGTGGCTGCCCGGGTGGGCCGCGCGGATCCTGCGGGTCGCGCCGTCCTCGGCGGTCAAGCCCCAGGCGGTGCCGGAGCTCGTCCGCGTGCCCGACCCGACCGGTACCTGA
- a CDS encoding sensor histidine kinase: MSLRRRLILSSVALAALGLLLSGLATFAAVRDWTSERDHRMLASPGRHAAEVIGARRELAVASAPDDVTTLWRALAADGGIPSLFQIRAADGTILQTVNYGPAPELPRGLAPRRVTADNPDGERFRTIDTGGDSSFRVRVAWLPDRSRFLVIGVQSIESEEFEGRTTGSMAVFGFLALLGVALVAGTVVKRGLRPLEQFGATAAAIGAGDLTRRVTRADPRTEVGRLGQALNGMLAQIEAAFRERRTAEDRLRRFVADASHELRTPVATIRGYAELFRRGAAQRPEDLAKAMARIESEAERMGVLVDELLLLARLDQGRPLEREPVDLGALAGDAVSDARAVAPDRPVELRGDGPLVVSGDADRLRQVLANLLANVRQHTPEGTPAVVRYGEREGGAVLEVEDEGPGLTAEQRSHALERFYRADAARSRHRGGAGLGLSIVDAVVSAHGGEVRLEAAPAGGTLVRIRLPLDGARQ; encoded by the coding sequence GTGTCACTGCGAAGACGGCTGATCCTGTCCTCGGTGGCCTTGGCGGCGCTGGGGCTGCTCCTGTCCGGGCTGGCCACGTTCGCGGCGGTGCGCGACTGGACGTCCGAGCGCGACCACCGGATGCTCGCCTCCCCCGGCAGGCACGCCGCGGAGGTCATCGGGGCGCGCCGGGAACTCGCGGTCGCGTCCGCGCCGGACGACGTGACGACCCTGTGGCGCGCGCTCGCCGCCGACGGCGGCATACCGTCGCTGTTCCAGATCCGGGCGGCGGACGGCACGATCCTGCAGACGGTGAACTACGGCCCGGCGCCGGAGCTGCCCCGCGGCCTGGCGCCGCGCCGCGTGACGGCGGACAATCCCGACGGCGAGCGGTTCAGGACGATCGACACCGGCGGCGACTCGAGCTTCCGGGTCCGGGTGGCCTGGCTGCCCGACCGTTCCCGCTTCCTCGTCATCGGCGTCCAGAGCATCGAGTCGGAGGAGTTCGAGGGCCGCACCACCGGCTCGATGGCCGTGTTCGGGTTTCTGGCGCTCCTGGGGGTGGCGCTGGTGGCCGGCACGGTGGTCAAGCGCGGGCTCCGCCCGCTGGAGCAGTTCGGCGCGACGGCCGCGGCCATCGGCGCGGGCGACCTGACCCGGCGGGTGACGCGGGCCGACCCGCGGACCGAGGTGGGGCGGCTCGGCCAGGCCCTGAACGGGATGCTCGCCCAGATCGAGGCGGCGTTCCGGGAGCGGCGGACGGCCGAGGACCGGCTGCGCCGCTTCGTCGCCGACGCCTCGCACGAGCTGCGCACCCCCGTCGCCACGATCCGGGGGTACGCCGAGCTGTTCCGGCGCGGGGCGGCGCAGCGTCCCGAGGACCTCGCGAAGGCGATGGCGCGTATCGAGTCCGAGGCCGAGCGGATGGGCGTGCTGGTGGACGAGCTGCTCCTGCTCGCCCGGCTCGACCAGGGCAGGCCGCTGGAGCGCGAGCCCGTGGACCTCGGCGCGCTCGCCGGCGACGCGGTGTCGGACGCGCGGGCCGTCGCGCCGGACCGTCCGGTGGAGCTCAGGGGGGACGGCCCGCTCGTGGTCAGCGGCGACGCCGACCGGCTCCGCCAGGTGCTGGCGAACCTGCTGGCCAACGTGCGCCAGCACACCCCGGAGGGGACCCCGGCGGTCGTGCGGTACGGCGAGCGCGAGGGCGGCGCGGTGCTGGAGGTCGAGGACGAGGGGCCCGGCCTGACCGCGGAGCAGCGGTCGCACGCCCTGGAGCGGTTCTACCGGGCGGACGCGGCCCGCTCACGGCACCGGGGCGGCGCGGGGCTCGGCCTGTCGATCGTGGACGCGGTGGTGTCGGCGCACGGCGGCGAGGTCCGCCTGGAGGCCGCGCCGGCGGGCGGCACGCTCGTCCGGATTCGGCTTCCCCTGGACGGTGCCCGACAATAA
- a CDS encoding sensor histidine kinase, translating to MVGASVLAGVVWSRRQHTAREVGAAVHGERRRIARELHDTVGHGMLLISMSARRLPLAAPRAKPVAEAIDDAVHTTMNDVRRLVGELREGPGTGTGRVRGHAWDGAAEPGPGPTLAGGITELGVRTLGADFSVALENAGVQHLLRDEVRHTAYRIVQEGLTNAVKHDGGPVRASLRFGDELHLCVASGAASSTGGDIHALPIVPFTEHRQNVRHGLAGLRERVDAVNGSFECGTPPTGGFLLRARIPMVESAARWESRRGRWMRSAS from the coding sequence GTGGTCGGCGCCTCGGTCCTGGCCGGGGTCGTCTGGTCGCGGCGCCAGCACACCGCACGGGAGGTGGGCGCGGCGGTCCACGGGGAACGGAGGAGGATCGCGCGGGAACTGCACGACACGGTGGGCCACGGAATGCTGCTCATCTCGATGAGCGCGCGGCGCCTGCCGCTCGCGGCCCCGCGCGCCAAGCCGGTCGCCGAGGCGATCGACGACGCCGTCCACACGACGATGAACGATGTCCGCCGCCTGGTCGGCGAGTTACGTGAGGGCCCGGGCACCGGCACCGGGCGCGTGCGGGGGCACGCGTGGGACGGCGCCGCCGAGCCCGGACCCGGGCCCACCCTCGCCGGCGGCATCACCGAGCTCGGCGTCCGGACGCTCGGCGCGGACTTCAGCGTCGCGCTGGAGAACGCCGGCGTCCAGCACCTGCTCAGGGACGAGGTGCGGCACACCGCCTACCGCATCGTGCAGGAAGGGCTCACCAATGCGGTGAAGCACGACGGTGGACCGGTCCGCGCCTCGCTGCGGTTCGGCGACGAACTCCATCTCTGCGTCGCCAGCGGCGCGGCCAGCAGCACCGGCGGAGATATCCACGCGCTGCCGATCGTCCCTTTCACCGAGCACCGCCAGAATGTGCGCCACGGCCTCGCCGGGCTCCGGGAAAGGGTCGACGCGGTCAACGGCTCCTTCGAATGCGGAACGCCGCCGACCGGTGGATTCCTGCTCCGCGCGCGCATTCCGATGGTCGAATCCGCGGCCCGCTGGGAGAGCAGGAGAGGCAGATGGATGAGATCCGCGTCCTGA
- a CDS encoding response regulator, translated as MDEIRVLIVDDQPLVRNGLRATFDGAPDIVVVGEAANGVEAVRGVRSLKPDLVLMDIHMPRMDGLEATREICAPGSGIDAKVIILTMFDQDEHLFEALRIGATGFILKDAPARTLVEAVQEVAAGGALLSASVTRRLVREFARRPTLSTVRTVELPELTDRELDVFKLLVRGHSNDEMAELLTLGASTVKSHVKHLYQKLGVRDRVQVVIYAYENGLV; from the coding sequence ATGGATGAGATCCGCGTCCTGATCGTCGATGATCAGCCGCTGGTGCGCAACGGGCTGCGGGCCACTTTCGACGGCGCACCCGACATCGTGGTCGTCGGCGAGGCCGCCAACGGGGTCGAGGCGGTCCGCGGCGTCCGTTCACTGAAACCCGATCTCGTGCTGATGGACATCCACATGCCGCGGATGGACGGGCTGGAGGCGACGCGCGAGATCTGCGCGCCCGGCTCCGGGATCGACGCCAAGGTCATCATCCTGACGATGTTCGACCAGGACGAGCACCTCTTCGAGGCGCTGCGCATCGGCGCGACCGGCTTCATCCTCAAGGACGCGCCGGCGCGCACGCTCGTGGAGGCCGTGCAGGAGGTCGCGGCGGGCGGGGCGCTGCTGTCGGCGTCGGTGACGCGGCGGCTCGTCCGGGAGTTCGCGCGCCGGCCCACGCTGTCCACCGTCCGCACGGTGGAGCTGCCCGAGCTGACCGACCGCGAGCTGGACGTGTTCAAGCTGCTCGTGCGGGGCCACAGCAACGACGAGATGGCCGAGCTGCTCACCCTCGGCGCGAGCACCGTGAAATCGCACGTCAAGCACCTCTACCAGAAGCTCGGCGTGCGTGACCGGGTCCAGGTCGTGATCTACGCCTACGAGAACGGGCTGGTGTAG
- a CDS encoding universal stress protein → MPDPDQAPSPPVPARTRDHLIAVAVADGRCGMAAAHRAARLAAASGGTVTMALLTRPPWAAAFEPSAMACWRNGDLEIAALIRLSAIFDPAGVGWRMAVVDGDPARGIVRLARRHPPDWVLVPRPRRPLPRAGGRRLAAVLRSRHGLPLLIV, encoded by the coding sequence ATGCCGGATCCCGACCAGGCCCCGTCCCCGCCCGTCCCGGCACGGACGCGGGACCACCTGATCGCCGTCGCCGTCGCCGACGGCCGCTGCGGGATGGCCGCCGCCCACCGCGCGGCCCGTCTCGCGGCGGCCTCCGGCGGCACGGTGACGATGGCGCTGCTGACCCGGCCGCCCTGGGCGGCGGCGTTCGAGCCGTCGGCGATGGCGTGCTGGCGCAACGGCGACCTGGAGATCGCCGCGCTCATCCGGCTGTCGGCGATCTTCGACCCGGCCGGGGTCGGCTGGCGCATGGCGGTGGTCGACGGCGACCCGGCCCGGGGCATCGTCCGCCTCGCCCGGCGGCATCCGCCGGACTGGGTGCTGGTGCCGCGCCCGCGCCGCCCGCTTCCGCGGGCGGGCGGCCGCCGCCTCGCGGCCGTCCTGCGCTCCCGGCACGGGCTCCCCCTCCTGATCGTGTGA
- a CDS encoding nucleotide sugar dehydrogenase: MDVVVIGLGYVGLPLVRAACRAGLKAGGLDRDARVVAGLDAGLSHIDDVSAAEVGEMLAHGFTPTLDEGVLDGARTVVICVPTPLSEEGGPDLTAVRGAAETVARHLEPGMLVILESTTYPGTTDEVVRPILETSGLAAGEEFHLAFSPERIDPGNPVYGIRNTPKIVGGFTPACASAASAFYGKFVDRVVEAKGTREAEMAKLLENTYRHVNIALVNEMAVFCDELGIDLWDAIDCAATKPFGFQPFRPGPGVGGHCIPIDPNYLSYKVRSLGYPFRFVELAQEINERMPRYVVERAQQLLNREGRALKGAKVLLLGVTYKADIADQRESPARPVARRLIRLGAELTYHDPFVASWQVDGTDVPGAGPLPDALEAADLTIVLTGHKTYDPATLTRHARLLFDAVGHTRATPDDTTELL, encoded by the coding sequence ATGGACGTGGTGGTCATCGGGCTCGGCTATGTCGGGTTGCCGCTGGTCCGCGCGGCGTGCCGGGCCGGTCTGAAGGCCGGGGGGCTGGACCGCGACGCGCGCGTGGTCGCCGGGCTCGACGCCGGGCTGTCGCACATCGACGACGTCTCGGCCGCCGAGGTCGGCGAGATGCTGGCCCACGGCTTCACGCCGACCCTGGACGAGGGCGTCCTGGACGGCGCGCGCACGGTGGTGATCTGCGTGCCCACGCCGCTGTCGGAGGAGGGCGGCCCGGACCTGACCGCGGTCCGCGGCGCCGCCGAGACCGTCGCCCGCCACCTGGAACCGGGCATGCTGGTCATCCTGGAGTCCACCACCTACCCCGGCACCACCGACGAGGTCGTCCGCCCCATCCTGGAGACCTCCGGCCTGGCCGCCGGCGAGGAGTTCCACCTGGCCTTCTCCCCCGAGCGCATCGACCCCGGCAACCCCGTCTACGGCATCCGCAACACCCCCAAGATCGTCGGGGGGTTCACCCCGGCGTGCGCGTCGGCGGCCTCGGCGTTCTACGGCAAGTTCGTCGACCGGGTCGTGGAGGCCAAGGGCACCCGCGAGGCCGAGATGGCCAAACTCCTGGAGAACACCTACCGCCACGTCAACATCGCCCTGGTCAACGAGATGGCCGTCTTCTGCGACGAGTTGGGCATCGACCTGTGGGACGCCATCGACTGCGCCGCCACCAAGCCCTTCGGCTTCCAGCCCTTCCGCCCCGGCCCCGGCGTCGGCGGCCACTGCATCCCCATCGACCCCAACTACCTGTCCTACAAGGTCCGCTCCCTGGGCTACCCCTTCCGCTTCGTCGAACTCGCCCAGGAGATCAACGAACGCATGCCCCGCTACGTCGTGGAGCGCGCCCAGCAACTCCTCAACCGCGAAGGACGCGCCCTCAAAGGCGCCAAAGTCCTGCTCCTGGGCGTCACCTACAAAGCCGACATCGCCGACCAACGCGAATCACCCGCACGCCCCGTCGCACGCCGCCTGATCCGCCTCGGCGCGGAACTGACCTACCACGACCCGTTCGTCGCGTCCTGGCAGGTGGACGGCACCGACGTGCCCGGCGCGGGGCCGCTGCCGGACGCGCTGGAGGCCGCGGACCTGACGATCGTCCTCACCGGGCACAAGACCTACGACCCGGCGACGCTCACCCGGCACGCCCGGCTGCTGTTCGACGCCGTCGGCCACACCCGCGCGACACCGGACGACACCACCGAACTCCTCTGA